Part of the Limihaloglobus sulfuriphilus genome is shown below.
GAGCTTTTCAACAACAGCCCCAACAGAGATAGGCTGGTTGTAATCGCCTTTAACAAGGATGTGCTTGATGAAGTGAAAAAACAGATCCCGGATATTCCGGCTTACTGGCTCATCGGCGCGTCAAAAGACAGCGAAACCGGCGAGATACTGCCTTATGATACATCTCTGATAGACACAGCCCTCCACGCCGGATTTGAAGGTTTAAACGTCAATTACGGCGGATTGAACGAAGAATTCGTCGCCCTTGCCCATGCACGGGGCTTGGAGGTCTATGTCTGGACGGTCAACTACTTTGAAGACGCTCAGAGGCTGCGGCAGTACGGCGTGGACGGTATCACCACGGACAGACCGGCAGACCTTTCTCTTCTACTGAAAAACTGACACGGCTCAGCCTGCGACCTCGACGACTTCAACGTCATCGATCCAGAACACACCTGCGGCATTTCCACCCGTCGCGGCGTAGAAATCCAGAGCAGCCGCGTTTTTGGGCGTCTTGATCGGGGCGATCTCTACCATTCGCGGCGCAAAACACCTCATCGGCAGGTTTGTATAGCCCTGTCCAAGGTATTTACCGTCTTTGTCGAAGTACCTCAGGTACACATTAGCCCCGTCGGCGCAGTTGACGTTGACCGTAACACGCGCCGCGTAAAAAGCGCCGGGCCTGACGGGTACCTTTTTGCTTGCCCAGCCGCAGTTTTTATTCTTATCTTTTGATATATCAACGATTTGGGCGTATTTGTTGCCCGTCTTAGCATCGGTTACTATTTCTGCGGTTTCACCGGAGCCGCTCCAGTGCCTGTCGCCGTCATCAAAGCCAGGGTTTTTGATCAGGTTTTCGCCGCTGACCGGTTTCATCTTGGCATTGGCATTTATGAACTGCCTGAAAGAATTGGTCGCGGGGTCGGTTGTGTCGGTTAGCCTTTTTAGCATCTTTTCACGCATTATCTTGAGCTGGTCATAGTACTTAGGGTTTGATGCCAGATTCACTAAACTCCACGGGTCGTTCTCGTAATCATAAAGCTCTTCGGGTGCTCGGTTAAGGTAAAACTCGTATCTGCGGGCTACTTCCGGGTCAGTCTCTGCCGCAGGGTAAAGCACCGGCGTCATGTTGTCGGCGATAAAATCAACATCGCCGAACTGCCACGCCGCCCATTCGTTGTAGATATAGCTCCATTTCTTCTCATGTATCGCCCGCTGGTTGAAATGGAACGTATGCGCCCGGAAGAAAACGCCGTAGCCGGTATCGAACCCATCGTATGTTTTGCCTTTCAGAGCTGGTGCAAACGATTTTCCGTCCATGTGCGGCGGCGCGGGAACTCCTGCCATATCCAGAACCGTCGGCATAAGATCGTATCCGTTTGCAAACAGCCGCTCATTGCTGGTGCCGGCCTTTGTAACGCCCGGCCAGCGTATCATCCACGGAGTCTGCACAGACTGGCGGTAGATGCTGCCTTTGGCGAAGGGCAGGGGGGCTCCGTGGTCGGAGAGAAACATCACAACGCTGTCATCTTTGTATTCTGTTTTATCGAAAGTCTTCATTATAACACCGAACGAGTCGTCGCAGCGTTTCGCCGTGTTGTAATACTGCACCAGCTCGCCGCGCATACCCGGTGTATCGGGCAGATAGCCGGGAACCGCTATCTCATCGGCTTTATATATTCTTGACGGTTTGGGAGCGGGTTTGCGTCTTTTTTCGTATTTGGCCTTTTCCTGGCTGCTGCCGACAAACGGCCTGTGCGGGTCGGTTATGTTGATAATAAGGAAAAACGGTTTTCCGCTTTTGTCGGCTTTATTTAGAAACTCTTCCAGCATCGGAGCGAATTCTTTGGGTTCGCGGCCGTGGCCGGGCATGTCGTTGTTGATGTAGTCCCAGTCGTCTTCTGTTGCCGGCGCGAAATGCGGAACCTTGAGTACTATGCCGGTATAGTATCCTCCCTGTTTCATAACCTGCCCAAGCCGCGGCACGCCGGGTGCTATCGGGTTAAAGCCGGTTGTTCCGTTATGCTGAGGCAGACGGCCGGTTATCCAGCTGGAGCGGCAGGGTTGACAGACAGAAACGGTTACAAAACCGTTTTCCAGTTTCACAGACTGCCCTGCGAATCTGTCGAGATTCGGGGTGATATCCTCTGTTTTGTTGCCGTAACAGCCCAGTGTGTCAAAGCTCATATCATCGGCGGTTACCATCAGTATATTAGGGCGTTTATTATGGTCTTGAGCTATTGTCTGGGCGGTAAATGAAAAAGCGGCCAGTGTTCCGACTGCCGCTTTGAGGAAATCTCGTCTGTTTTTCTGCATGATGGAAACCTTCGGTTTTAATTAAGAATTAAGGAGGCTAACTAGCGTAAACGCCTTAGTTTTTTTTATCACGTCCATAATTTACCTCCAAAAACTCCATTTCCGGGTTTAATATCTTTTACCAGAAATAGTAGTCAGGGCCGGTATAGTCCCAAGGCCCATTGTAATTTTCAGTTGTCTCCCATGTAACATGATAAGGTTTGAGGCTTCCTATCCCCTTGTTAATAACAGAGCCGTCGAGCCTGCCGACATTACTTTTGGCGGAGGAGTATTCCTTCATTACATTTCTGGGGTCGGAATCATTTTCGGGGTATTGTTCATATCCGGTTTTTCCGTGTACTACAACCAGAGCGCCGCGTTTAGGCACATAGCGGTATCTGTCTGTAACCAGCGCAGAATCTCCGCTGTCGGCGATAGTCATTGGTGAACGCCATTTTTCCGCCATCTCAGGGTAATTGTCCCAGTTCCATTTGTCGCTGTCGAATCCGCCCAGATAGCAGTACCCGATACGCGTGTTCCAGCCGGCACCGCCGTAACGTGCAATATAGGGCATTGTTGATTTGGTCACGCCGCGGATTATGTTTGTGCCGCCAAGGTCATATTCCTGTTTTTCCAGCTCCGGACAGACAAAGTTGTCTCTGGCTTTGCTGGTAAGCACCTTTTGAGCAATTGGAGCCATCTCTCTTGGATCCATGTTGACATTAGTGTTTATTGAGCCTCCGATGCCGACCGTGTATTCGCAGAGATTTAGATATTCTTCGGCACGGATGCTGATCGCATCGTCAAAATTGATATTACCGAACTGGAAACCGCCCTTGGGCAGCCTGCCGTTATTATCATTGGCTACGAGACTTGCGCCGTAAAGATTCTGTTTTATCCTCGTGCCGCATATAGTCTGTTTGGCAATCCTTCTTACCTTTGCCAGTGCCGGCATCATGATCGCCATCAGCATTGCTATAATCGAGATAACAACGAGAAGTTCAATTAGTGTAAATGCTTTCTTTTTCATGTTTTATACCATAAAATTATGTTGAAATTTGATGGGTGCGGCAGTTAATCCGCCGCACCCGTTGTACTTACTATACTTACTGAGCGGCAAGCCAGTTCGCTGCCATTATGGCAAAATCACCGAAATCAACCGCACAGTTTCCGTCAAGATCCCAAGCCGGCGGGTTGCCGCCGCAGTTGGGGTCAGTATTGACAAAGCTGATATCGTCGATATCAATCGTGCCGCTGCCCTTGCCGGTATTTTCATCGCCGACAACACCGAAGAAGAATCCGACAACGTTGCTCAGGTCTTCCATACTCGATGCGCCGCGAGTGAAGATAAGGTCTTCGTTATTTAGCGGAATAACAATCTGGTTCCAGCCGATCGGTTCAAAGGTTGAACCCTGGGAGACGTCAAGTTGCGCCTCGGCGAGAATGTTGGATTCTACTATAGATTCCTGATAGAATTTCAGGTAGAGCAGTCTTTCCTGGCTGTTGCCGATATGGCGGTTTACCCATATCCGCATTTCGTTGTACTGGCTCAGATCAACGGGGTTAGCCAGTATTCTGTTGAATTCCGTCCAGGATTCTGTCTCGACGCCGCTGTTGTCATACTCCCATCTAAGTGCATTATTGCCTTCATAGGCATCCGCCGGGTTGGTCAGCAGTGTTATAGTGCTTGTGCCTCTGCTTGGGTAAGAGCCGCTTGTCAGGCCCCACCATACTTCCATATCGCCCTGTGAGGCGTACGATTCAAAGTCATCAGTTTCTACGTCGGACAGAAGCGGCTGGAGGTCATTGCTCAGCCATGCCGAAGACATGCTTAAAATGTCTGCAGGCTCGAAGGGCCCCAGCTGACTTATCTGGCGGTAAACGCCAACTGTGTCAACATAAGAGAGAGACGGTGAGTCAATACGGATATATACATCTGCAACGGTTGCCTCCGCCGGGACTGTGTATTCGTTGGAGTAGAGTACCCACTCACCGCCGGTATTGTCAAAGCCGATCCACTCTTCGCCGAGGAAAACCTGTGGATCAACAGAAGTGTTGAAAAATCTCAATTTGACGCTCGATGCGGTCATTGTATCTGTAGAATTGAGCCAGCACTCAAGCAGCAGTTTTTCGTCAGGATTTACAGTGAACGAGTTATGAGTCATTTCTGTAACGCCTGTCGTGTCCGCCTGGAAAGCATAACTGCCCGCCTGGACCGGTGTCTCGACAACAGTGGCGTTATTAAACAGATGCCAGTTATCCGAGGTGCCTTTTTCAGCCTCTCCGTTTGTCAGCAGGTTGTTTGACTTGTCATATACGAGCACGTCGCCCTTTTCGCGGTAAAGCTCTATCTCGTCGATTCTTACAATGCCGTCAACCGGATTTACATTGTTTAGCACAAATCTTACATCGCAATAATCTACTTCTTTGCCGTCCTGGGCGGGTTGTGCGGCTACCTCTGTTTCTATCAGCGCCCATTCGTTGTCGGTTGGTTCAAGGGGCATATAGAACTGGCCAAGGAATGTGTTGTCGGATGCAAAACTCCTGAACCACACAGCAAAAGCGCCTGTGTCGGGAACTTCCCCATAAAAGTCATAAACGTCTGTGGTCTTATAGTAGAATTTCAGGTAGAATTTTTCTTCAGATTCTGCCGAAATAGGCTGCGAACGAAGATCAGGCTGTGCATATCCGTTAGTTGTGTTGTCCAGCTCGAAGGAGCTTGTGCCGTATGTGGCGCTGTCTGTCCTGTTGATGACTGCTAACGGGGCTGCTGCTTTAAACCAGTACTGGAAGTCAACCGTTGATTCTGCGTCGCCGTTCTTGAGAATGTTTGTTTCTTCATAGACCGTGGTGGAGCCTCTGTAAAGTTCAACGTCATCAACCAGTGCAATGCCGTTGGCGTAGCCTTCGTCGAAAGTGTTGAGGGCGAACATAATATCTATAGCGCCGGTTGGAGATGCTTCAGTTACCACCTCAAGTTCAACAGAGACCCATTCACCGTCTGTGGCGGCGAGGTTCATACCGGTCTGCCCCTGCCAGTTTACCGTATTCCCGCCGTCAATACTTTCGTAGCTTCTGAAAAGCATCACGAACGAATTGTCATTGGGCAGGATTGCGCCGGGCAGCGTTTTGTATTTAAATTTCAGCAGATAAGGCTCTTCCGGTCCGGCCTCCAAAGGTACCATCCTTAAGTTAGCGTTAGAATCAGAGCCTGTCGTGTCCAGCATGAAACTGTATGCCCCATCGCCGGCGCTGTCAGTGTCTGTTACTGTTGCAAACGGCGAGGCAGCATGATACCAGCCGGAAAACGTGCCCGTTTCGGCATCACCGTTTGTGACAAGGTTTGTTGTGTCGTACGTTACAGCGTACGAGCAGAGTACCATAACTCCAAGCATGATTGCTAATAACATTTTTTTCATAATAAAGCATCTCCATTAAAAATAATATTCTTTAATACATCTAATATCTTATGCAGAAGCAGTAGCGAATTGGGCTGTGCCGCTTGGGCTGCTGCTTTTTCTCTCTATAAACTCAACCGGTACTATTTTGTTTATCGCATGTGGAATCGAGCCGGTTATAGTCTCATACAGCAGTTTTGCGCCTTCGTAGCCGACCATTTTCTGGTTCATGTCCACGGTTGAGAGCGGCACCGGCAGACGCAATGCAAAAGGCTGATTGTCGCAAGATGCAACAAAGACATCCTCGCCGATTCTGAGTCCCATCTTTTCCGCCGCGGCATATATTCCGCGTGCCATATAGTCATTTTCCGCGAATACAGTGTATATATCTGCCTCTCTGGTTTGAAACAGCATCAAAGCGTTTTGATACACGTGGATTGCCGCCAGCTCCTGGTTTGTCGCTTCTACATCTTCGGGCATTGGCAGGCCGAAAAGGTAATCGTCGGTGTTTAGGAAGTTGAATTCGCGCATTGCCTCTTTCCAGCCGCGGACTCTGTCGCGGCAGGAGCTTGGCGAATCAGTGTTGCCAAAGTAGTATGCCGGCCGGCCGTGTATCTCAAGCAGTCTGCTCGAGGCCGTATAAGCCGCCATATAATGGTCTGCACTGGCAACACTTACGTCTATTTCATCAAGCGATCTGTCTAAGAAAACAACCTTGAGCCCGTTTTTTATGGCTTTTTGGATAGCGGCGGCATAGCTTTGTGTCTCAAAAGGTGCCAGGACTACGCCGTTTATGCCTGCCCCCGGGTGAGAGAGCGAATTAAAAATTTTGCTGTGAGAGCTGCCTGCATCGATAATACTGTGGTTTAACTCCAGTTCCTCACAGAACCTTAGAAAACCTTTGGTCAGCGAAGAAGTGAACGGGTCGTTACGGAATCTCAGGTAGGCGATGGAAATTTCATTTTCGTTGAGAGGAATGATTTTCCGGGGGGTTGATATTGTGCCGCCCTTGTTGGCTTCCCATTCTATTGCGCCGTCACGTTCAAGCAGCTCAAAGGCTATCTTTGCAGTGCGGTAGTTGACGTTCCAGTCGCGGCAGAGAGCAGTAATCCGGGGTATGGTGTCGCCCGCGGCAAGCGTACCGTTCGAAATACAAGCAAGTATGTACTTCCGTATCTGCTCATAAAGCGGTACCGACGAATCGCTGCTGCGTTTGAAATGTAATTTTACTCTTTGAATTTCCTGCATTAACCAACCTTAAATAATAAAATCTTATTAAAATATAAAAATAAACGGCATCAATGTCAAGAAAAATTTGTGTAAATGTTGCACTTATATCGCAGATGTTGTATAAGTGTTGCATGTCTGTTGTTTAAACCGTTAGATATGCTAAAATTATGTTCTTACATATATGTGGCTGATTTTGTCATATTTTGCTTGCATTTTAATTTTTTGCGGCTATATTTCTTTGCAAATAAATTTCGGTCTGCATGGGTTTATGTTATTATTCAGGCCTGTGTTTAAACGAGTTATGAATTTAGTAGTTCTGTTTTAAAGAAATATTTTTAAATCTGGAGTCGCAAATGCTCAAAAGAAATCTTTTTTTGCTGCTTTTAATCAGTTTTACAGCTGTTAACATTTATTCGGCGTCAATGAGCCGCAGGGCAGAGGCTTCTCCAAGAGAAGAGTCGCGGTGGTGGCCTGTAACGAAAACCCCCGAGATTGTTCATGTTCTCGATGTCAACGACATGAAATCCTACAAAAGCCCCAAAGGTGAAACAGTTCATGTTCGTTTCGGCCAGGAGCATATGCTTGCCGCATCGCTTGCCGGACTTGCCGCACAGGCGGTAAATGAGGGACGCGGCAATGAGATGGTCTGGATCAAACAGCACAAGATAGAGAGCCACGGCCCGGATTATGAAATGTGGTTCCGTGAATCCAAAAAACGCATCGGTTTTGAGGACGCCGGCGAAAAAGAGCTCTGGAATCTCGTTAAATACTTTAAAGGTAAAGGGATAGTAAAGGGGTATGTTCTCTATACGCATGATTTTACACAGGGCGAGATACCATCTCTGCGTAAGGGGCTGAACCACTCCGCCAACGCCGCGACAGTTGCCTGCTCGGTGGAGCAGGGCGTTATGATCGCCGAAGAGCTCGAGGAGAAGGCAAAGGCTATGGGCCTGAAAATGCTCGTTGACGCACGCGGCAAAGACGAAGGCTGGGCGTTCGATAAATATAAATCGCATCTGAACAAGGACTTCGTGTTTGCACAGGATCCGATAACCGCTCACCACAGGCCGCTGGCTATTGCTCATAAGGTACCGGTGATTTTCGGTATAGAAGAGCCTACTCCAACGATTTACGCCTGGATGAACAAACCCGGCGGTGTAATGGGCTGGAAC
Proteins encoded:
- a CDS encoding type II secretion system protein; its protein translation is MKKKAFTLIELLVVISIIAMLMAIMMPALAKVRRIAKQTICGTRIKQNLYGASLVANDNNGRLPKGGFQFGNINFDDAISIRAEEYLNLCEYTVGIGGSINTNVNMDPREMAPIAQKVLTSKARDNFVCPELEKQEYDLGGTNIIRGVTKSTMPYIARYGGAGWNTRIGYCYLGGFDSDKWNWDNYPEMAEKWRSPMTIADSGDSALVTDRYRYVPKRGALVVVHGKTGYEQYPENDSDPRNVMKEYSSAKSNVGRLDGSVINKGIGSLKPYHVTWETTENYNGPWDYTGPDYYFW
- a CDS encoding sulfatase; the protein is MQKNRRDFLKAAVGTLAAFSFTAQTIAQDHNKRPNILMVTADDMSFDTLGCYGNKTEDITPNLDRFAGQSVKLENGFVTVSVCQPCRSSWITGRLPQHNGTTGFNPIAPGVPRLGQVMKQGGYYTGIVLKVPHFAPATEDDWDYINNDMPGHGREPKEFAPMLEEFLNKADKSGKPFFLIINITDPHRPFVGSSQEKAKYEKRRKPAPKPSRIYKADEIAVPGYLPDTPGMRGELVQYYNTAKRCDDSFGVIMKTFDKTEYKDDSVVMFLSDHGAPLPFAKGSIYRQSVQTPWMIRWPGVTKAGTSNERLFANGYDLMPTVLDMAGVPAPPHMDGKSFAPALKGKTYDGFDTGYGVFFRAHTFHFNQRAIHEKKWSYIYNEWAAWQFGDVDFIADNMTPVLYPAAETDPEVARRYEFYLNRAPEELYDYENDPWSLVNLASNPKYYDQLKIMREKMLKRLTDTTDPATNSFRQFINANAKMKPVSGENLIKNPGFDDGDRHWSGSGETAEIVTDAKTGNKYAQIVDISKDKNKNCGWASKKVPVRPGAFYAARVTVNVNCADGANVYLRYFDKDGKYLGQGYTNLPMRCFAPRMVEIAPIKTPKNAAALDFYAATGGNAAGVFWIDDVEVVEVAG
- a CDS encoding substrate-binding domain-containing protein, which translates into the protein MQEIQRVKLHFKRSSDSSVPLYEQIRKYILACISNGTLAAGDTIPRITALCRDWNVNYRTAKIAFELLERDGAIEWEANKGGTISTPRKIIPLNENEISIAYLRFRNDPFTSSLTKGFLRFCEELELNHSIIDAGSSHSKIFNSLSHPGAGINGVVLAPFETQSYAAAIQKAIKNGLKVVFLDRSLDEIDVSVASADHYMAAYTASSRLLEIHGRPAYYFGNTDSPSSCRDRVRGWKEAMREFNFLNTDDYLFGLPMPEDVEATNQELAAIHVYQNALMLFQTREADIYTVFAENDYMARGIYAAAEKMGLRIGEDVFVASCDNQPFALRLPVPLSTVDMNQKMVGYEGAKLLYETITGSIPHAINKIVPVEFIERKSSSPSGTAQFATASA